The Bacteroidia bacterium genomic interval ATATATCCTGGTGGATACCCAATCTCTTTTTATTGATATATCCTTTCTTTTTTCTTCCTAACTTTCTGAAAGCAAGAAAGCCTTATGAACTCAAAAATTCTTAAAACGATTGGCTGGATCATTTTTGCCATCTTTCCCCTATTTATCGGTTTATATCCTTTGAGGTATCTTTTGGCGGATGGGGTAGTAGGATTATTGAATACCAAAAATCCGGAGCTGCTTTCAAACCTGGTTTGGAAGGTCTCTTTCAATGTTCATATCCTTTTTGGAGGCATTGCCCTGATGATTGGTTGGATACAATTTCATAAAGGCTTTCGGACGAAACGGATGAAGATTCATCGAGGGATAGGCAAGGTCTATGTGATTGCGGGCCTCTTGAGTGCCCTGGGGGGAGTCTGGGCTGGATATTATGCCACAGGCGGACCTATTGCTCAGATTGGGTTTATGTGTTTGGGAGTTGGATGGTTTGGGACGACCTTAAAAGCCTATTTAGACATTCGCCAAAGAAAACTACAGGATCATCAGCAGATGATGATTTATAGTTATTCGCTTTGCTTCGCTGCTGTGACTCTCCGTTTATGGTTAACTCCCCTTCAGAGTATGACGGGTGATTTTATCAGCGCCTATCAAATCGTAGCCTGGTTGTGTTGGGTGCCGAATCTTTTGGTGGCATTCATCATTATCCGAAGGACAAATAGGAAAGTTTCAAAGCCACAATTAGCTTAACTGAAATGTGTAAATTGTTGCCATGAAGACCGCAACAATTCGAGAAATTAAAACTGAACTAGGCTTTAAAGACGAACAGGAACTGATTGAACTTTGTCTGTCTCTCGCAAAATTTAAAAAAGAGAATAAAGAATTGCTGAGCTATCTTTTATATGAAGCCTCAGATGAAGATCGTTTTATTGAGGGTGTGAATGAGGAGGTATCAGAACTTTTTTCCGAAATCAATCGCTCCAGTTTTTATTTCGTTAAGAAAAGCCTCCGCAAAATCCTGCGTTTGGTCAAAAAATACATACGCTATTCCAAAAAGAAAGAAACAGAAGTTCGTCTACTCATTCATTTCTGTAGAGAATTCAAAAAAGTCCTCAATATCTTCAGCCGGAGTCCTATGATGATCGGTCTATACCAAAGGCAATTAAAAGCGATCAGCAAAGCCATGTCCTATCTTCATGAAGATCTACAATTTGATTATAAACAGGATTTGGAGGAATTGGCCATAGAAACCGATGGCTATTGGTACGATATAAATTGATCCTAAATAGCCTAAGATCCCATGCTCGCCTGATAATATATATTGGCAGCATGAAGGGCGTATAAAACCAGCTCCTCAAGCTCAACCCCGGGCATCCCTATAGCCAATTTTTCTACTTTGAATTGATGTTTACTCTGATACCATTTGCTGGTCCTTCTGAGACGAAAAAGCTCTTTATCCAAATCCAGGCTATGAAAAATAAAGATATTGGAATTCCAGGTTTTGGCCTTTAGCTGGTAGCTGCGCAAACGGTTCATGGCATCTTTCACATGAACTTCCAGGCTTCCATTCCATTTCCACTTAATCCAGCCAACTTCTTTACCGTCCTTCAAGATTTCGTGACGGCTTTTGTACCATTTTCTGGGCTTCATTTGGATATGTTGATCCTGAAAACTGGCCGTAGCATGATAATTCCATTTTCCGTATTCCAGATGAAATACAGACTTTCCCTCCTTATGCAACTGAAATTTTTTGTTCCAATCTTTAGATGTGATTTGCATAGCTTATTCCTTTAGGTTTCCTACTAAAGTCTTCCTCTAAAAGAGACAAATAAGCTGAAAAGGTTGGAATCATAGACTTATTAGCAAATTGTATTGCAGCGGGGTTTTAATAGCCAGGTGCTTCTTCCTCTGGGGCATTTTCGTCCCTGCCAATACCGTATTTCTCTTTGGCTGCTTCCAGCATAGCAACGGTTGCAGTAGCTCCTACGCGTGTTACGCCCAAGGCTTTCACTGCCAATAAATCTTCTAGTGTACGAACTCCGCCAGCAGCTTTGACCTGAACTTCGTCAGCTGCATGTTTGCGCATCAATTTGAGGTCAGGATGGGTAGCTCCCTGATATCCGTATTTTCCATCGGCTCCTTTGACCATGCCATAGCCAGTTGAAGTTTTGACGAAATCAACTTTCAGTTCAGAGCAGATTTCGCAAAGCTTGATTTTGTATTTGTCTTCGGGGAGAAAATCATTCTCAAAAATCACTTTGAGAATGGCTCCATGATCATGAGTCGCTTTGCAGATGGCATTTATTTCTTCTTTGATATAGTACCAGTCTTCCTGTAATACCTTCCCAATATTGACCACCATATCAATCTCAGTAGCTCCATCTTTACAAGCCTGAATACATTCAGCTACTTTGATGTCTATTCGAGAATTGCCTTGCGGAAAGCCAATTACCGTTCCCACCAGCACATCAGAACCCTGGAGTTCTTCTACTGCCAGTTTGATCGCATAGGGCTTGATACAAACGGAAGCAACATCATAGACTTTGGCTATCGCACATCCTTTTCTCAAATCCTCATCAGTCATCGTAGGGTGAAGCAGAGAGTGGTCGATCATTTTGGCAAGTTCCTGGATGGGGTTCATAGTTCGGGTCTTATAGTGTTAGGGTGGTGTCATGTTATAGCTGTGCTATGTAGCGGTAGAACTTTTGTACTAAATCACTACCGAACTACAACACTTCTTATCCCCCAAAATATCCCAATAATTCCAAGGATTGCCAAGAACCAGAGCCAGCTATTTGAAGATTTTTCGGGTAAAGGTTGCATATCCCCACTGGCCAGGAAAGCCGCCCAGAAATAAGGTTGAGATTCCAACTGATCGCTTTTCTCAATATAGGCCAGTTTTGCTTTTCGTAAAGCAGTAGATTTCTGATCGCCTTCAGCCAAATGCTTGTAAAAGCTGGTCATGATTTCGGCCGTGCTTTCATCATTTACTTCCCAAAGTGACATGATCAGACTTCTGGCTCCTGCATAGGTAAAAGCCCGACCTAAACTCAGGACACCTTCTCCTTCTGCCAATTCTCCTAAAGCGGTTTCACAGGCACTTAGTACGACCATTTCTGCTTTGAGTCTCTGGGTATAAAGTTCTTCTATCATAAGAGAATCATCATATTCCCCGTTTTCCGATTGACTCAAAGCAATGAAGGCATCTCTTTGCTTTTTTTCAGGAACCATGGCGTGACTGCTGATGTGGATGATGGGATATTCATGGGCCATTTCGTAGAAATTGGCTTCATTGGCCTGACTGCCGGAAAGGATCTCCCCTGCATAGAAATCGCTGATCCCCTTCACTTCTGCCTCACTAAATTTCAAAGGTCCAAAACCGGCTCTTCTTTCTGCGAATAATCCTTCTTCCATCTCTGTATTGGGATAGCTGGGTTGAAAGGCCAAAAGCCTGGGTTCAGGTCTTTTAATTGGACGAGTTTCTTCCAGATACATCCATAGCCCCATAGAATAGAGATAGGAAAATTCATAGTCGCGGATGGCCCAGGGATAGCTTCTGATTTTGCCGATATCAGGAGGCATTTTACTTAGAAGCAAATCCATACTTAGCATACTCAATACTCCATCGGGAATGATTTTTAGGGTTTCGATTCCTGAAAAGTCTTCTTTGGCAGGAAGCAATAACTCATATAGCCTATGTGCCTCTGTTACAAATTTGCCCTGCATTTCCACAAAATCATCATCCGTTTTTGAAGATAATGGGGCATAAATCAATTGCCGAAAATCTCTAATACGACCTGAAAAATCTTCATTGAGCTCTTTTCTTGTGAAATCCACCTTATCCTTCCGAATGTCAAATCTATACACAAAGGCATCATCCAGAAAATAGACAAGCGCAGCCTCCTTTTCTTGAAGAAGTTGATTTTGAATTTCACTCAATTGAGGAATATGGGGATCGTATTTAATTCGGAAATATTGAGGATAATTGAGTTCTAATTCTTCAATCAAAGAATCCCGACTTGCGTTGAGTGCGAAGAGAATTTTTGATATACTATCCGTTTCTGCAAGTTGATCACGCGTATATCTGCTTTTAAGGCTTTTGGTACTCATGATCTTTCGCTCAAGTTCCTGCTCTTTTTCCAAAACGGACTCAGGAATCTCCGAGCTTTGCAAGGCTTGCACATGCTTGAGACTCAACAAAAGGAGAAGGGCTTTACTTTTTTCACTTAGACGAAAGGCATTGTTGAGATACATCTGATCACCACTCTCCTGATATAATTCAAAAGCCAGTTCAATTCCCAATTCATAGAGTTTTCGAGAATTACTGGCCAGTTCAAGTTTACTGGATTCAGTTAGATATTCACTCCGAGTCGAATCGACAAGCATTTCGGCTGCCAAAATCAATTCAAAAGCTTTCTTGCGGTCTTGTTTTTTACTTTCCGCCTGAAGACAAAGACTGTAGCCATGACAAATCCCAAGCATAACGGTGGGTTGTTCACGGCTAAGCTGATTGAGCGGATATTGGTTTCCCTGAGTCCAACCTTCCAGATCCATGGAAGTGATTGCCTGTTCGTAAAACTCCAATGCTTTTTGAGGATTTTTAAGGTAGTTGAAATAAACAGCTCCCTGTTTTGATTTGAAGTGAGCAATTCGACTGGATTTAGGTCCACTTCTGGCAGCTTCTACCTGAGCGGCTTTTTCCCAGTACTCCAGAGATTTTTGATAGGCTTTTTTCTCTTCATAGAGTTTTGCATAGGCCGTAAAACGCGTAACCATACTGGGATGCGTCTCAGGAAATTTTTCGAGCGCGAGCTTCATCGATTTGTCGAGATAGCTCTGAGCATTTTCAAGATCCCTTTTATCAAAATAGGTCATCCCAATGTTTGCATAAAGTTGATCCATAAAGGGATGTTGATTGGGAAGACTTTCGAAGAAATCCACTGCTTTTTGATTGGCTTCCAATGATCGGTCAAAATCATTGATGCCTTTATAAGCAGCTCCAAGACTCATATAGAAGTTTGCTTTTCGGGGACTCATTTGAGGGCCAGAATGGATGTCATCTATTCGAATAGCTTCCTGAAAAGCTGCAAGACCTTTTTCGGCCTCCTGCATATTATTATAAATCCCTCCGAGGTAGTAATAAATGATCGCGAGTTCTGGATGATCAGGAGGAAAGAACTTCTGTTGCAATCGCAGCGCTTCTTCGCAATATTTTCTGCCGGAATACAGTTTCCCAATTACTCCACTGATATATCCCAAATAAGAAAGGCCATTGATCATATCTGGATGTTCATCTGTGCCATAATGCTCCTCAAATATATTCATGGCGGTTTCTAAAGAAGCATGAGCTTCCGGATGTCTTCGCATGAAAATGAGGCTGATGCCATAATCATTGTGTGTGCGGGCCAATAGGTGTTTGCTGATTTCTTCTTTCCGATCAATGAGAGACTCAAAGATTTGAATTGCGCCGGGGAAATTCCCTTTTTTCATAAACAGATTCGCCTTGAGGTGCTGTGTTTTTCCTAGCATTTCAGGATCATGGATTTCCCGAATCTTCCGTGATTCTTCCAAATAGATTTCAATTTGTGGATTTCCAGGATTTTGGCTGATACTGCTAAAGGCCAGATCATACATTAGGCTTGCATACAAGGGCAGTTGATTCAGGGAATCTTTTTTTAACAGCTGCCTGGCTTCCTGCAAATACTGAACGGAACTATCCTTCTGACCAATTTTGGTTAAGAGATAGGCTCTTTGTTTAATCAATTTGACCCGATCCAGGGTATCCAGTATTGGAAAATTCTGTTCAATCTTTCGATTTGATTTCAGGCTCTCTTCATAATTTCCGCTTTCCAATAAAGCATCAGAATCTTTCAGGGCTTTGGAGAAAGAAGTATTCTGGCTATAGAGAGGAAGAGACTCAAATAATAGGAAAAGAAAGAGGAAAAAGTAAAAGCAAGGAGATTTCACTAACAGCATTCTTGGCATGGTGTAATTGTAGCTCAGATCCTAAAGCACACAATAAATCTACTAAATAATTGACAATATTGCGGCCCTATGTTTTCGAAACAGGACTTTGATAAAGGATTGAAAATATGGAGAATGGATTATGCGCCTAATTGAATTAGTCTGGTTCATTTAGGAAAAATCTTGCCCCAATTGACTGAATTTTAGTATATTAGATTTAGCGATACACATTTACTCTAAAACTACTACTATGAAAAATCTTTTGATTGCATCTGCTGTTGGCTCTGTAATTATCTTTATGTGGCAGTTCCTGTCATGGGCTCCTTTAGGGATACATGAGGGTCAAATGGCACATACTGATAAGCAAGATGCCGTTTTGCAAGCGTTGGCAGATAGTGATTTGGCAGAAGGTGCATATTTCCTTCCGCGTCTTCCTGCCACTGCATCTAATGATGAAATGACGGCTTTTCAGAACGAAATGACGGGAAAACCCTGGGCAAGGGTTAGTTATCACAAATCCTTCAACTCAAACATGGGTTTGAATATGTTCAGAGGATGGTTGATCAGTTTCGTTTCTGTATTCCTCCTTTCCTGGCTGCTTTCGAAAATGGCGGGTCTAAGTATGCAAACGGCCATTATCTCAGCACTTTCTGTGGGATTGATAGGCTGGATGACAGTCACCTACCAGGAGAGTATATGGTTTGAAACCGATTCCTTACCACAACTGCTGGATGTAGTTGTACAATGGGGCTTGACTGGAGCCTGGTTGGGATGGTTCCTGCCAAGCCGAATCAATAGCTAGTCCTGCTCTAATTAAATACAAATCGTCGGTTGCTCAAAAGAGTAGCCGGCGATTTTTTTAAATGACCGATGAGGATTGCTTCTCATTGACTATATTGCCGGCCAAATAATAATACTACTAAGTGTAGCTTAACATGCGTTTCAATAATTGGGTACAAAAACTAGCTTACCTTTCAATTCTTTCCGTATTCATGACTGTTTCCTGCAAAGAACCTACTCCAAAAGATTTGGGAAATGAAGCTTTGATTCCTAAACCAGTAAGTCTTCAGGCAACGGGCAGTTCTTTTGCGATTGAAAAGAACACCCGCATTTATGTCCAGGGAAATGATGAGGATTTGATGAAAACCGCCAATTATCTGGCGGAGGTTCTAAGACCTGCAACTGGATATCCGCTGGAAGTAAGTGCTACTGATGCCTGGCCTTCAGCTGGCAACATTTTCTTAAGTCTGGAGACTTCGGATGCTGAACTTGGCAGAGAAGGCTATCAATTGGACATTACAGAAGATTTGGTTGTGTTTAAAGCCAATGCAGCCAGCGGAGTTTTCCGAGGAATTCAAACCCTGAGACAATTACTTCCTGCAAGTATCGAAGCCAAAGATAAACAATCAGGTCCCTGGGAAATTGGAACAGGTACGATCAAAGACTATCCTCGATTTGGATATAGAGGGGCTATGTTGGATGTAGCCAGACACTTCTTTACAGTAGATGAGGTAAAGACGTTTATTGATTATATCGCATCCTATAAACTAAATACCCTGCATCTTCACCTTTCTGATGATCAGGGCTGGCGAATTGAGATTAAGTCCTGGCCAAAATTGACGGAAATAGGCGGAAGTTCAGAAGTAGGTGGAGGAGAAGGAGGATTCTTTACTCAGGAAGAATATAAGGATATCGTAGCCTATGCTGCCGATCGTTTCATAACGGTAATCCCTGAGATCGATATGCCCGGCCACACCAATGCGATTTTGGCTTCTTACCCGGAATTGTATTGCACTGGAAAGAAACCCGAAATATATACGGGAATTGAAGTAGGCTTTTCAACCCTGTGTACGTCAAATGAAGAAACTTACGTATTCATTGAAGATGTGATCCGTGAACTCGTAGCCATTACACCTGGAGAGTATATCCATATTGGGGGAGATGAAACCCATGCCACTAAACTGAAAGATTACATACCCTTTGTAAATCGTGTACAGGATATCGTTCATAAGCATGGCAAATTGGTGATGGGCTGGGATGAGATTGCTCAGGCAACTTTGAAGAAGAATACCATCGCTCAGTATTGGGATAGTGCGGAAAATGCTGAGAAGGCCCTCAAGCAAAATGCAAAGATCCTGGCCTCTCCTGCAAAGAAAACCTATCTGGATATGTCCTATGATACTACCAGTAAATATGGTTTGCATTGGGCAGCTTATATTGAAATTGACAGTAGTTATCAGTGGGATCCCGAAGAATTGGTAGAGGGAATGACTGCTGAGAATATCCTGGGAGTTGAGTCGCCACTTTGGTCAGAAACCGTAAGCAATATTACAGAAGCAGAATGGCTGATCTTTCCTCGCCTACCTGGACATGCCGAAATTGGTTGGTCACCGAGAGATAATAGAAGTTGGGATGAATACAGGATCAGGTTAGGAAGGCAGAAAGCTCGCTTCGATGTGCTGGGTATAAATTATTATCCCTCCAAGCAAGTGCCCTGGGCGGAATAAATATAGAACCCCATGAAAAGCTTAATTTCCCCAGATGGCCATATCCTGATTTGGTCAGTACTACTCGCCGTATCCCTCTTAGGGATGTATGGGGAACGTGTAGGTTGGTTCAGTAAAATATCTGGTGCGCTTGTGACCATTCTGGCAGCCGCTATTCTGACGACTGTAGGTATATTACCTCCGGCAGCCGATCCTGAGCTTTCTGTTGAAATCTACGGCTGGGTCTTTACTTATTTTATTCCTTTTGCTATCCCGCTTCTTCTATTCAATGTACAGTTGAAAAGAATCCTCAATGATACAGGACGCCTGTTATTGCCCTTTTTGATTGGTGCAGCAGGGGTAGCTATTGGGGCTATAGTTGCAGGATCTTTTTTAGAATTTGGGGAGGAAACCCACAAAGTAATGGGAGCCTTTATAGGGACTTATACGGGAGGGAGTGTCAATTTTATGGCGGTATCAACGGCTTTAGACTTCCTTGAAAGTGACTACTTCGTTTCCACTATTACCGTAGACAATGTCTTCACCAATGTATACATTGTATTGATCTTTTTGCTACCAGGTATAAAATGGGTGGCGGATTATTTTGCCCCTTATGTGGCGGATGAAAGTAAAGAGCTGGAGGAAAGTAAGGCTTCCTTTGAATTTGGCGTCTTGATGGAACATATTACCCTTTGCCTTTTCATCAGTGCGGGGATCTTTGTCTGTGCGGAATTTCTGGCACCACTTTTAGCTTCTTTATTAGGGACAGAAATAGACCTGGAGGTCCTGATCATCACAACTGCCATTATAGCCCTGGTAAATATTTTTCCGAAATTCTTTCTTAAATATCAGGAAGTAGCCTTCAATATCGGGATGTTTCTGATGTATGTTTTCCTTGCAGTTATTGGTGCCTCCTCCAATCTGAATCAACTGTGGAACTCCATTCCCGGCATCATTCTATTCGCAACGATTATCCTTGTCGTTCATTTGATTGTCGTTCTCGTAGCAGGTAAACTTTTGAAAGTAAGTCTGAAAGAAATTATGATTGCCTC includes:
- a CDS encoding DUF2306 domain-containing protein, producing MNSKILKTIGWIIFAIFPLFIGLYPLRYLLADGVVGLLNTKNPELLSNLVWKVSFNVHILFGGIALMIGWIQFHKGFRTKRMKIHRGIGKVYVIAGLLSALGGVWAGYYATGGPIAQIGFMCLGVGWFGTTLKAYLDIRQRKLQDHQQMMIYSYSLCFAAVTLRLWLTPLQSMTGDFISAYQIVAWLCWVPNLLVAFIIIRRTNRKVSKPQLA
- the deoC gene encoding deoxyribose-phosphate aldolase, coding for MNPIQELAKMIDHSLLHPTMTDEDLRKGCAIAKVYDVASVCIKPYAIKLAVEELQGSDVLVGTVIGFPQGNSRIDIKVAECIQACKDGATEIDMVVNIGKVLQEDWYYIKEEINAICKATHDHGAILKVIFENDFLPEDKYKIKLCEICSELKVDFVKTSTGYGMVKGADGKYGYQGATHPDLKLMRKHAADEVQVKAAGGVRTLEDLLAVKALGVTRVGATATVAMLEAAKEKYGIGRDENAPEEEAPGY
- a CDS encoding CHAT domain-containing tetratricopeptide repeat protein; protein product: MPRMLLVKSPCFYFFLFLFLLFESLPLYSQNTSFSKALKDSDALLESGNYEESLKSNRKIEQNFPILDTLDRVKLIKQRAYLLTKIGQKDSSVQYLQEARQLLKKDSLNQLPLYASLMYDLAFSSISQNPGNPQIEIYLEESRKIREIHDPEMLGKTQHLKANLFMKKGNFPGAIQIFESLIDRKEEISKHLLARTHNDYGISLIFMRRHPEAHASLETAMNIFEEHYGTDEHPDMINGLSYLGYISGVIGKLYSGRKYCEEALRLQQKFFPPDHPELAIIYYYLGGIYNNMQEAEKGLAAFQEAIRIDDIHSGPQMSPRKANFYMSLGAAYKGINDFDRSLEANQKAVDFFESLPNQHPFMDQLYANIGMTYFDKRDLENAQSYLDKSMKLALEKFPETHPSMVTRFTAYAKLYEEKKAYQKSLEYWEKAAQVEAARSGPKSSRIAHFKSKQGAVYFNYLKNPQKALEFYEQAITSMDLEGWTQGNQYPLNQLSREQPTVMLGICHGYSLCLQAESKKQDRKKAFELILAAEMLVDSTRSEYLTESSKLELASNSRKLYELGIELAFELYQESGDQMYLNNAFRLSEKSKALLLLLSLKHVQALQSSEIPESVLEKEQELERKIMSTKSLKSRYTRDQLAETDSISKILFALNASRDSLIEELELNYPQYFRIKYDPHIPQLSEIQNQLLQEKEAALVYFLDDAFVYRFDIRKDKVDFTRKELNEDFSGRIRDFRQLIYAPLSSKTDDDFVEMQGKFVTEAHRLYELLLPAKEDFSGIETLKIIPDGVLSMLSMDLLLSKMPPDIGKIRSYPWAIRDYEFSYLYSMGLWMYLEETRPIKRPEPRLLAFQPSYPNTEMEEGLFAERRAGFGPLKFSEAEVKGISDFYAGEILSGSQANEANFYEMAHEYPIIHISSHAMVPEKKQRDAFIALSQSENGEYDDSLMIEELYTQRLKAEMVVLSACETALGELAEGEGVLSLGRAFTYAGARSLIMSLWEVNDESTAEIMTSFYKHLAEGDQKSTALRKAKLAYIEKSDQLESQPYFWAAFLASGDMQPLPEKSSNSWLWFLAILGIIGIFWGIRSVVVR
- a CDS encoding beta-N-acetylhexosaminidase yields the protein MRFNNWVQKLAYLSILSVFMTVSCKEPTPKDLGNEALIPKPVSLQATGSSFAIEKNTRIYVQGNDEDLMKTANYLAEVLRPATGYPLEVSATDAWPSAGNIFLSLETSDAELGREGYQLDITEDLVVFKANAASGVFRGIQTLRQLLPASIEAKDKQSGPWEIGTGTIKDYPRFGYRGAMLDVARHFFTVDEVKTFIDYIASYKLNTLHLHLSDDQGWRIEIKSWPKLTEIGGSSEVGGGEGGFFTQEEYKDIVAYAADRFITVIPEIDMPGHTNAILASYPELYCTGKKPEIYTGIEVGFSTLCTSNEETYVFIEDVIRELVAITPGEYIHIGGDETHATKLKDYIPFVNRVQDIVHKHGKLVMGWDEIAQATLKKNTIAQYWDSAENAEKALKQNAKILASPAKKTYLDMSYDTTSKYGLHWAAYIEIDSSYQWDPEELVEGMTAENILGVESPLWSETVSNITEAEWLIFPRLPGHAEIGWSPRDNRSWDEYRIRLGRQKARFDVLGINYYPSKQVPWAE
- a CDS encoding DUF819 family protein, with the translated sequence MKSLISPDGHILIWSVLLAVSLLGMYGERVGWFSKISGALVTILAAAILTTVGILPPAADPELSVEIYGWVFTYFIPFAIPLLLFNVQLKRILNDTGRLLLPFLIGAAGVAIGAIVAGSFLEFGEETHKVMGAFIGTYTGGSVNFMAVSTALDFLESDYFVSTITVDNVFTNVYIVLIFLLPGIKWVADYFAPYVADESKELEESKASFEFGVLMEHITLCLFISAGIFVCAEFLAPLLASLLGTEIDLEVLIITTAIIALVNIFPKFFLKYQEVAFNIGMFLMYVFLAVIGASSNLNQLWNSIPGIILFATIILVVHLIVVLVAGKLLKVSLKEIMIASAANIAGPSVAAPMAVSFGMPKAITPGILIGLLGYVIGTFLGIGVGAAMG